A single region of the Microlunatus panaciterrae genome encodes:
- a CDS encoding STAS domain-containing protein: MNGGPALVSILRQGSYLIASIHTALDDSQLVRFQQDLINQIGRYRSRGVVIDVAALDVLDSFGSKTLRNVAEMARLRGAITVIVGIQPDVAFAMVELGMGTGSVHTALDLEEGLAYLNSHLASPAAPGVVGFQD, translated from the coding sequence GTGAACGGAGGTCCGGCGCTGGTCTCCATCTTGCGGCAGGGTTCGTATCTGATCGCGTCGATCCACACTGCTCTCGACGATTCCCAGTTGGTCAGGTTTCAGCAGGATCTGATCAACCAGATCGGACGTTACCGGTCCCGAGGTGTGGTGATCGACGTCGCGGCGCTCGACGTCCTCGACTCGTTCGGCTCCAAGACGCTGAGGAACGTGGCCGAGATGGCCAGGCTGCGCGGGGCCATCACCGTCATCGTGGGGATCCAGCCCGATGTCGCGTTTGCGATGGTTGAGCTGGGCATGGGCACTGGATCGGTGCATACCGCCCTGGACCTGGAGGAGGGGCTGGCCTACCTGAACAGCCACCTGGCGTCCCCCGCCGCCCCCGGCGTGGTCGGCTTCCAAGACTGA
- a CDS encoding acyltransferase: MARVQATADVAEDAQLGEGTSIWHLAQVREGAILGQNCVIGRGAYVGSGVRMGDNCKLQNYALVYEPAILEDGVFVGPSVVFTNDHYPRSITPDGQLKRGDDWEAVGVTVRTGASIGARAVCVAPVTIGAWALVAAGSVVVKDVADFALVAGVPAKRIGWVGRAGVPLEQTADDRWRCPQTGELYAQDNESLTLLTSTPASSETPDTSMETTTS; this comes from the coding sequence ATGGCCCGCGTTCAGGCAACGGCAGATGTTGCAGAGGATGCCCAACTTGGAGAGGGAACCTCGATCTGGCATCTGGCGCAGGTGCGCGAGGGTGCCATCCTCGGCCAGAACTGTGTGATCGGACGTGGCGCGTACGTCGGCTCGGGCGTACGGATGGGCGACAACTGCAAACTGCAGAACTACGCCCTGGTCTATGAGCCGGCGATCCTCGAGGACGGCGTCTTCGTCGGCCCGAGCGTGGTCTTCACCAACGACCACTACCCCCGCTCGATCACCCCCGATGGGCAGCTCAAGCGTGGCGACGACTGGGAAGCCGTCGGTGTCACCGTCCGCACCGGCGCCTCGATCGGCGCCCGGGCCGTCTGCGTGGCCCCCGTGACCATCGGCGCCTGGGCGCTGGTCGCGGCCGGTTCAGTGGTGGTCAAGGATGTGGCGGACTTCGCGCTGGTCGCCGGCGTCCCGGCCAAGCGGATCGGGTGGGTCGGCCGGGCCGGTGTCCCACTGGAGCAGACCGCCGACGACCGGTGGCGCTGCCCGCAGACCGGCGAGCTCTACGCCCAGGACAACGAGTCGCTCACCCTTCTTACCTCGACGCCAGCCAGTTCAGAAACCCCCGACACGTCCATGGAGACCACCACCTCATGA
- a CDS encoding polysaccharide biosynthesis protein: MRVGGRGQEQETTVQDPSLHRRLARVGWDLASWVVATLLVAATRYDFNLSAMQWSVIFGYLALACILQVVFGTLLMLYRGRYRTASFEESFGLAATALAGAVVLGVVFLGFIGTQTFPRATAVLTPPIALMLMGAGRWGYRAWTSRGVLSRQGAERVLIYGAGDAGHQLVRSIATDESAPYEVVGLIDDSRAKRNLRLLGIPVLGNRHQILEAAENKGASTVILAITQASAELVREVSTIVENAGLRFLILPPLADLIDNRVSVQDVREIHIADVLGRHQIDTNLDEIADYLTGRTVLVTGAGGSIGSELARQVYRFGPKELVLLDRDESALHAVQLSIYGRALLDTNDIVLADIRDEAALDAVFAAHRPDVVLHAAALKHLPMLEQYPEEGWKTNVLGTLNVLKMSQRYGCSRFVNISTDKAASPSSVLGSTKRLAEQLTSWFAHRSEGTYLSVRFGNVLGSRGSMLHTFAGQIKAGGPVTVTHPEVTRFFMTIPEACQLTIQAAAIGEPGEVLVLDMGEPIKILDVAKRLVAQSRARIDIVFTGLRPGEKMHEVLFSDEERGVFKHHPLIAHVPVPPIDPAEIGARHEYVSSTGNSRLRLAR; this comes from the coding sequence ATGCGCGTCGGGGGGCGAGGCCAGGAACAGGAGACCACTGTGCAGGACCCCTCACTTCACCGACGCCTAGCCCGAGTCGGGTGGGACCTCGCCAGCTGGGTGGTTGCCACTCTGCTGGTGGCGGCGACCCGCTATGACTTTAACCTCAGCGCCATGCAGTGGTCGGTCATCTTCGGCTACCTCGCGCTGGCCTGCATCCTGCAGGTCGTGTTCGGCACCCTGCTGATGCTCTATCGCGGTCGCTACCGCACCGCCAGCTTCGAGGAGAGCTTCGGGCTCGCCGCCACCGCTCTCGCCGGGGCCGTGGTGCTCGGTGTCGTGTTCCTCGGATTCATCGGAACCCAGACCTTCCCGCGGGCCACTGCCGTGCTCACACCGCCGATCGCCCTGATGCTGATGGGCGCGGGTCGCTGGGGCTACCGTGCCTGGACCAGCCGTGGTGTCCTCTCCCGGCAAGGGGCGGAGAGGGTGCTGATCTACGGTGCCGGCGACGCCGGCCACCAGCTGGTCCGCTCGATTGCCACCGACGAGAGTGCCCCGTACGAGGTGGTCGGCCTGATCGACGACTCGAGGGCAAAGCGCAATCTGCGCCTGCTGGGTATTCCCGTCCTCGGTAATCGGCATCAGATTCTCGAGGCCGCCGAGAACAAGGGCGCCAGCACCGTCATTCTGGCGATCACCCAGGCCAGTGCAGAACTCGTCCGCGAGGTCTCCACCATTGTCGAGAACGCCGGTCTACGCTTCCTGATCCTGCCGCCGCTGGCTGACCTGATCGACAACCGCGTCTCGGTCCAGGATGTCCGCGAGATCCACATCGCCGACGTCCTGGGACGGCACCAGATCGACACCAACCTCGACGAGATCGCCGACTACCTCACCGGCCGCACGGTGCTGGTCACCGGCGCCGGCGGCTCGATCGGCTCCGAGCTCGCCCGTCAGGTCTACCGGTTCGGTCCCAAGGAGCTGGTGTTGCTCGACCGCGACGAGTCCGCCCTGCACGCCGTACAGCTCTCCATCTATGGACGGGCACTGCTGGACACCAACGACATCGTGCTGGCCGACATCCGCGACGAGGCGGCCCTGGATGCGGTCTTCGCCGCACACCGACCGGACGTCGTCTTGCACGCGGCCGCCCTCAAGCACCTGCCGATGCTGGAGCAGTATCCGGAGGAGGGGTGGAAGACCAACGTGTTGGGCACCCTCAACGTGCTCAAGATGTCGCAGAGATATGGCTGCAGCCGTTTCGTCAACATCTCCACCGACAAGGCGGCCAGCCCGTCGAGCGTGCTGGGCAGCACCAAGCGGTTGGCCGAACAGCTCACCTCCTGGTTCGCGCACCGCTCAGAGGGCACCTATCTCTCGGTCCGGTTCGGCAACGTGCTCGGCAGCCGTGGGTCGATGCTGCACACCTTCGCCGGTCAGATCAAGGCGGGTGGGCCGGTCACCGTGACCCACCCCGAGGTGACCCGGTTCTTCATGACCATCCCGGAGGCCTGCCAGCTGACCATCCAGGCCGCCGCCATCGGTGAGCCGGGGGAGGTGCTCGTCCTCGACATGGGCGAGCCGATCAAGATCCTCGACGTCGCCAAGCGGCTGGTGGCCCAGTCCCGTGCCCGGATCGACATCGTCTTCACCGGCCTCCGTCCGGGTGAGAAGATGCACGAGGTGCTGTTCAGCGACGAGGAGCGCGGGGTGTTCAAGCATCACCCGTTGATCGCCCACGTCCCCGTCCCCCCGATCGACCCGGCCGAGATCGGTGCCAGGCACGAGTACGTGTCGTCCACCGGCAACAGCCGGCTGCGGCTCGCCCGCTAA
- a CDS encoding phytanoyl-CoA dioxygenase family protein — protein MTSSPVTGVEPVLSEDQIAQFHEQGYVIVKGALSREEADHYRRSIVSLFPPNLDLPATWGSYEGRIKPMASADNHTFDTPELLPLMTNEKLYRAASQLLESTALRVLDGSVGITFRNDAHPDQPLSQTLHIDASVPNSVDDFTFETRELQVGGCYYLTDVEPNGGGIHVVPGGHKIVEAEARAAGGGGRHLHQEWKQIKHLQSIEVTGEAGDFALLHHLMPHGASHNRKATTRIAYFVRWVREDQTWGVGQKPEPGRYDQAQLDAMGDFGRKLFGVEDW, from the coding sequence ATGACATCCTCACCGGTGACCGGTGTTGAACCGGTTCTCTCCGAAGACCAGATCGCCCAGTTCCACGAGCAGGGCTACGTGATCGTCAAGGGCGCACTCAGCCGCGAGGAGGCCGATCACTACCGCCGGTCGATCGTGTCCCTGTTTCCGCCCAATCTCGACCTCCCGGCCACCTGGGGCTCCTACGAGGGTCGGATCAAGCCGATGGCCTCGGCGGACAACCACACCTTCGACACCCCCGAACTGCTCCCGTTGATGACCAACGAGAAGCTCTACCGGGCCGCGAGCCAACTGCTGGAGTCCACCGCCCTGCGGGTGCTGGACGGGTCGGTCGGGATCACGTTCCGCAACGACGCCCATCCCGACCAGCCGCTGAGCCAGACGCTGCACATCGACGCATCGGTGCCCAACTCGGTCGACGACTTCACCTTCGAGACGCGTGAGCTCCAGGTCGGCGGGTGCTACTACCTGACCGATGTCGAGCCCAACGGCGGGGGGATCCACGTCGTACCGGGTGGCCACAAGATCGTCGAGGCCGAGGCGCGGGCTGCCGGTGGTGGCGGTCGGCATCTGCATCAGGAGTGGAAGCAGATCAAGCACCTGCAGAGCATCGAGGTGACCGGCGAGGCTGGCGACTTCGCGCTGCTGCACCACCTGATGCCGCACGGCGCCTCGCACAACCGCAAGGCCACCACCCGGATCGCCTACTTCGTCCGATGGGTGCGTGAGGACCAGACCTGGGGTGTCGGACAGAAGCCGGAGCCAGGCAGGTACGACCAGGCGCAGCTGGACGCCATGGGTGACTTCGGTCGCAAGCTCTTCGGTGTCGAGGACTGGTAA
- a CDS encoding STAS domain-containing protein produces MNEESATARQLSADFPTLDREDEDQLLPQLVAHLREHRTRLRQEWASRIQGAHLLQAMTPQEMAAETTSVYDNYVEVLETGSVEALQHYARDLSERIIPRGVETHEVVGIVLLLRDVLARSLFGKYQRDFGLLNRVLDAYEPAANRIANTVAVSFVEERERVIRQQQDSIRELSTPVLPVRERLLILPIIGVLDTERARQLTEQLLSGIRTHRAKVVVIDITGAPDVDEAVANHLVQTVDASRLMGASVIITGLSPEIAQTLVTIGVDLSKMNTIGDLQGGLEEAERLLGFTVSRRDGTAGP; encoded by the coding sequence ATGAACGAAGAGTCAGCGACCGCTCGTCAGCTGAGTGCGGATTTCCCCACCCTCGACCGTGAGGACGAGGATCAGCTGTTGCCGCAGTTGGTGGCGCACCTGCGCGAGCACCGAACCAGGCTCCGGCAGGAGTGGGCCAGTCGCATCCAGGGTGCGCACCTGCTGCAGGCGATGACCCCGCAGGAGATGGCGGCCGAGACCACCTCCGTGTATGACAACTATGTGGAGGTGCTCGAGACCGGAAGCGTCGAGGCCCTGCAGCACTACGCCCGTGACCTGTCCGAGCGGATCATTCCCCGCGGCGTTGAGACGCACGAGGTGGTCGGGATCGTGCTGCTGCTGCGGGACGTACTCGCCCGGTCGCTGTTCGGCAAGTATCAACGCGACTTCGGTCTGCTCAACCGGGTGCTGGACGCCTACGAGCCGGCCGCGAACCGCATCGCCAACACCGTCGCCGTCAGCTTTGTCGAGGAGCGGGAGCGGGTCATCCGCCAGCAACAGGACTCCATCCGCGAACTGTCCACCCCGGTGCTGCCGGTGCGGGAGAGGTTGCTGATCCTGCCGATCATCGGCGTTCTGGACACCGAACGCGCCCGCCAGCTGACCGAACAGCTGCTGAGCGGCATCCGCACCCATCGAGCCAAGGTCGTGGTCATCGACATCACCGGCGCGCCAGACGTCGACGAGGCGGTCGCCAACCACCTCGTCCAGACGGTCGACGCCTCGCGGCTGATGGGTGCCAGCGTGATCATCACAGGCCTGTCCCCCGAGATCGCCCAGACTCTCGTCACCATCGGAGTCGATCTGAGCAAGATGAACACCATCGGGGACCTGCAGGGCGGTCTCGAGGAGGCCGAGAGACTGCTCGGCTTCACGGTGAGTCGACGGGATGGAACGGCGGGGCCGTGA
- a CDS encoding HTTM domain-containing protein, translating into MDLEVDARPVAAVRIGVGLATVINVLEMSVLLSAIANGKVALPVMSWIARPTEPVIMIYLVVGVAAGLALSVGYRASAAALISVLANVGVFLWDQQTYSSHRFLATLLLAYLVFARSDRVWSLGRRHRDGAATVPWWPQLLIMTQLSVLYFFAALSKINPVFLSGRALKSWVRWPLPDQVFPLLAVGTILTEFFLAGALWFRPTRRAAALLGLGLHASIVVMMADQTLPLIAFSLLCVPLYALFLTRPAGGARSGPSTGSGHVHLSRA; encoded by the coding sequence ATGGACCTCGAGGTCGACGCGCGCCCAGTCGCTGCCGTGCGCATCGGCGTCGGTTTGGCGACGGTGATCAACGTCCTCGAGATGTCTGTGCTGCTGTCGGCGATCGCCAACGGCAAGGTCGCACTGCCCGTGATGTCCTGGATCGCGCGACCAACCGAGCCGGTCATCATGATCTATCTGGTCGTCGGCGTTGCCGCCGGGCTGGCCCTGTCGGTCGGCTACCGAGCCTCAGCCGCCGCGCTGATCTCGGTGCTGGCCAACGTCGGCGTCTTCCTGTGGGACCAGCAGACGTACAGCAGCCACCGGTTCCTTGCGACCCTCCTGCTGGCCTATCTCGTCTTCGCCCGATCGGACCGGGTCTGGTCGCTCGGACGCAGACACCGCGACGGCGCGGCGACAGTCCCGTGGTGGCCCCAGCTGCTGATAATGACGCAGCTGTCCGTGCTCTACTTCTTCGCCGCCTTGAGCAAGATCAACCCGGTGTTCCTCAGCGGCAGAGCCCTCAAGTCCTGGGTCCGTTGGCCGCTCCCCGACCAGGTATTTCCCCTACTTGCCGTCGGTACGATCCTCACCGAGTTCTTCCTGGCCGGGGCGCTCTGGTTCCGACCGACGCGGCGGGCGGCCGCCCTGCTGGGCCTGGGACTGCACGCCTCGATCGTGGTCATGATGGCCGACCAGACCCTCCCCTTGATCGCCTTCTCCCTCCTCTGCGTCCCGCTGTACGCGCTGTTCCTGACCCGTCCTGCCGGAGGTGCGCGCTCTGGCCCTTCGACAGGCTCAGGGCACGTACACCTATCACGCGCTTGA
- a CDS encoding sigma-70 family RNA polymerase sigma factor — translation MSTAGEVTDATAQPDQPDVAALIPIVRRIVFARVADRAAADDLVQETLVRVLAASERVEPGMLEPYAIVTARNVVASMWKQEDRHRRNQHRVVDLAPAQEPDENLLEREEHDAVTEALARLSERERRTLLAHEVSGEDTRSLANELGVSAGAVAAQLNRSRARLRVEYLLALEQAEPPTDRCRPVLFALSIGDRRRQREVDAARHLLECNLCARLSEPLMERGQPNDNETRIRIRSDADIVLARQGARELAARLEFSRTELTVIATAVSEIARNIVRFAGQGEILVELLENPRPGVRVVARDTGPGIEDVDQAMAQGYSTYHGLGLGLPGARRLMDEFAVVSERGRGTTVTMTKWRQGG, via the coding sequence ATGAGCACAGCCGGGGAGGTGACCGACGCCACGGCCCAGCCTGACCAGCCCGATGTCGCAGCGCTCATTCCCATCGTCCGCCGGATCGTCTTCGCCCGCGTGGCCGACCGGGCCGCCGCGGACGATCTGGTCCAGGAGACGCTGGTGCGGGTGCTCGCCGCATCGGAGCGGGTCGAACCGGGCATGCTCGAGCCGTACGCCATCGTCACCGCCCGCAACGTGGTCGCCTCGATGTGGAAGCAGGAGGACCGGCATCGGCGCAACCAGCACCGGGTCGTCGACCTGGCGCCGGCGCAGGAGCCGGACGAGAACCTCCTGGAGCGGGAGGAGCACGATGCCGTGACGGAGGCTCTGGCGCGGCTGTCGGAGCGCGAACGCCGCACGCTGCTGGCGCATGAGGTGTCGGGTGAGGACACCCGCTCGCTGGCCAACGAGCTGGGGGTGTCGGCTGGGGCGGTGGCCGCACAGCTCAACCGGAGCAGGGCCCGGCTCCGGGTCGAATATCTGCTGGCCCTCGAACAGGCCGAACCCCCTACCGACCGGTGCCGACCGGTCCTGTTCGCACTGTCGATCGGTGACCGACGGCGCCAGCGGGAGGTCGACGCGGCTCGGCACCTGCTGGAGTGCAACCTGTGCGCCCGATTGAGCGAGCCGTTGATGGAGCGCGGCCAACCGAATGACAACGAGACCCGCATTCGCATCCGCTCGGACGCGGACATCGTGCTGGCCCGCCAGGGGGCCAGAGAGCTGGCCGCCAGGCTGGAATTCTCGCGCACCGAGCTGACGGTGATCGCCACGGCTGTGTCCGAGATCGCGAGAAACATCGTCCGTTTCGCCGGGCAGGGGGAGATCCTGGTCGAGCTGCTCGAGAATCCCCGACCTGGCGTACGCGTGGTGGCCCGCGACACTGGTCCGGGCATCGAGGACGTCGATCAGGCCATGGCCCAGGGCTACAGCACCTACCACGGGCTCGGGCTGGGTCTGCCGGGGGCGCGACGGTTGATGGATGAGTTTGCGGTCGTGTCGGAACGCGGCCGTGGAACGACGGTGACCATGACAAAGTGGCGACAGGGAGGATGA
- a CDS encoding phosphatase RsbU N-terminal domain-containing protein: MASVDDLQRDYRAAFLRYLPRGEEAPLHMGYEIGRSAVVDGLSILDVVQVHHDVLLEVLRDTPRDDLPRVTSSASEFLGEVLATFDMTQRGFLAEG, from the coding sequence ATGGCCTCCGTCGACGACCTTCAACGCGACTACCGCGCGGCGTTCCTGCGTTACCTCCCACGCGGGGAGGAGGCCCCGCTGCACATGGGCTACGAGATCGGCCGCTCGGCCGTCGTCGATGGGTTGAGCATCCTCGACGTGGTCCAGGTCCACCACGACGTACTGCTGGAGGTACTCCGAGACACGCCGAGGGATGACCTGCCTCGTGTCACCAGTTCCGCATCGGAGTTCCTGGGCGAGGTGCTGGCGACCTTCGACATGACGCAGCGCGGTTTTCTCGCCGAAGGCTGA
- a CDS encoding glycosyltransferase family 39 protein, which translates to MTTMVSDRAAGLARVAGNGLLGDQELTAQPTGPLRSEIGQASRGSVPGEDRPVRRRRPATLFPLAAVLLLQLMAMLTLRNSAFQDEALYLFAGRDLWRSWTSGEPALENYASYFSGLPQLYPVFAGWLDRLGGAELARTASMVCALWITCAAYLIGRTMFGRRAGLAGAAVLAVQGSLLFIGRLATFDAMCLALLALAALLAVRTGVQLWWRIPVVAAICLVAALTKYAGAAFVPMIIVLLLGRVHWSKRRLVEALAGGLLALGLAGGAALVLWRLTPDLFTGLDHTTTNRQVQAILPRSELVRRIVISAGAGIVLAALGFSLFWRRRTRAAGRLLAVAMMATLLIAPTYHVIKGEVVSMDKHLAYGLFFAAPLIGYACNTVLTVVGRVSWKSRIVGVAAITMLFGLGLQQAGTLYSVWPNSTSMVQTLRQVVRSNNTHILAEEFEVPRYYLSDQATSGWEFTGLDYLRYQLPDGSYLEGPEAYRRAIDDGYFGVVVLRYGSKAALANELTDRMLESGHYRQIAMVPFASGQGAYRIFRVEVSR; encoded by the coding sequence ATGACCACGATGGTGAGTGATCGGGCAGCTGGCCTGGCGCGAGTCGCCGGCAATGGCCTGCTGGGTGATCAAGAGTTGACCGCTCAGCCGACCGGGCCGCTGCGTTCGGAGATCGGGCAGGCTTCGCGCGGAAGCGTGCCCGGAGAGGACCGGCCCGTACGGCGACGTCGCCCCGCGACGCTGTTCCCGCTGGCGGCCGTACTCCTGCTGCAGCTGATGGCCATGCTGACGCTCCGCAACAGCGCCTTCCAGGACGAGGCGCTGTACCTCTTCGCCGGGCGTGATCTGTGGCGTTCGTGGACGTCAGGTGAGCCCGCACTGGAGAACTATGCGAGCTATTTCTCCGGCCTGCCGCAGCTCTATCCGGTGTTCGCCGGCTGGCTGGACCGCCTTGGCGGTGCCGAGCTGGCCCGGACGGCGAGCATGGTGTGCGCGTTGTGGATCACCTGTGCGGCCTACCTGATCGGACGCACCATGTTCGGGCGGCGGGCAGGGCTGGCCGGCGCCGCGGTGCTGGCGGTGCAGGGTTCGCTGCTCTTCATCGGTCGGTTGGCCACCTTCGACGCGATGTGCCTGGCCCTGCTGGCGCTCGCCGCGCTGCTGGCGGTGCGAACGGGAGTCCAGCTCTGGTGGCGCATCCCGGTCGTGGCCGCCATCTGTCTGGTAGCAGCTCTCACGAAGTATGCCGGTGCCGCGTTTGTGCCGATGATCATCGTGCTGCTGCTGGGCCGGGTGCACTGGAGCAAGCGGCGGCTGGTGGAGGCCTTGGCCGGAGGTCTGCTCGCGCTCGGACTCGCCGGCGGCGCCGCCCTGGTGTTGTGGCGACTGACGCCCGATCTGTTCACTGGGCTCGACCACACCACCACCAATCGGCAGGTCCAGGCGATCCTGCCGAGGTCCGAGCTGGTGAGACGGATCGTGATCTCGGCGGGAGCCGGGATCGTCCTTGCAGCGCTGGGCTTCAGCCTCTTCTGGAGGCGCCGGACCCGCGCGGCAGGGCGGCTCCTCGCAGTGGCCATGATGGCCACCCTGCTGATTGCACCGACCTATCACGTGATCAAGGGCGAGGTCGTGTCGATGGACAAGCACCTCGCCTACGGGCTGTTCTTCGCCGCGCCGTTGATCGGCTACGCCTGCAACACGGTGCTCACCGTGGTCGGCCGGGTGTCCTGGAAGTCGCGCATCGTCGGCGTCGCGGCGATCACGATGCTCTTCGGTCTCGGGCTGCAGCAGGCGGGCACGCTCTACTCGGTCTGGCCGAACAGCACCTCGATGGTGCAGACCCTCAGACAGGTGGTCCGCTCCAACAACACGCACATCCTGGCCGAGGAGTTTGAGGTCCCGCGCTACTACCTCTCGGACCAGGCCACCTCGGGCTGGGAGTTCACAGGTCTCGACTACCTGCGCTACCAGCTGCCTGACGGGTCCTATCTGGAAGGGCCGGAGGCGTACCGGAGAGCGATCGACGACGGCTACTTCGGCGTAGTGGTGCTCCGCTACGGCAGCAAGGCCGCCCTGGCCAACGAGCTCACGGATCGCATGCTGGAGTCCGGCCACTACCGCCAGATCGCCATGGTCCCCTTCGCCTCCGGGCAAGGCGCCTACCGCATCTTCCGGGTGGAGGTCTCGAGGTAG
- a CDS encoding DegT/DnrJ/EryC1/StrS family aminotransferase, whose translation MTDFIPPAKPLIGEEERAAVDRVMRSGMLAQGPEVAAFEQEYAEHFGLGRACVAVNSGTSGLHLGLLSAGVKAGDEVIVPSFTFAATANSVALTGATPVFADIQADSFCLDPVSVENAITERTVGIMPVHLYGHPADMAGLQAVADKHSLQIFEDAAQAHGASLGGTPVGAFGSFAMFSLYPTKNMTSGEGGMVTAATPEIERLLRLYRNQGMQRQYENEVVGFNNRMTDIHAAIGRVQLTKVDGWTKQRQSNAAYLTAHLEGVTTPPVADGAIHVYHQYTIRVADDRDGLAKALREEHNIGSGMFYPIPNHRLAPFQSPVDLPATEQAAQECLSLPVHPSLSDADLERIVTAVNALARAGA comes from the coding sequence ATGACCGATTTCATCCCGCCTGCCAAACCGCTGATCGGAGAGGAGGAGCGTGCCGCCGTCGACCGCGTGATGCGCAGTGGCATGCTCGCGCAGGGTCCTGAGGTGGCCGCCTTCGAGCAGGAGTACGCCGAGCACTTCGGACTCGGACGCGCCTGCGTCGCGGTCAACTCCGGGACGTCCGGCTTGCACCTGGGCCTGCTCTCGGCCGGGGTCAAGGCGGGAGATGAGGTGATCGTGCCCTCGTTCACCTTCGCCGCAACCGCCAACTCGGTGGCGCTCACCGGCGCGACACCGGTCTTCGCCGACATCCAGGCGGACAGCTTCTGTCTCGACCCCGTCTCGGTCGAGAACGCGATCACCGAGCGGACCGTCGGCATCATGCCGGTGCATCTCTACGGCCATCCGGCCGACATGGCCGGCCTGCAGGCGGTCGCCGACAAGCACTCGCTGCAGATCTTCGAGGACGCGGCTCAGGCCCACGGCGCCTCCCTCGGCGGAACCCCGGTAGGGGCGTTCGGCTCGTTCGCCATGTTCTCGCTCTACCCGACGAAAAACATGACCTCGGGTGAGGGTGGGATGGTCACCGCGGCCACCCCGGAGATCGAGCGGCTGCTGCGCCTCTATCGCAACCAGGGCATGCAGCGGCAGTACGAGAACGAGGTGGTGGGTTTCAACAACCGGATGACCGACATCCACGCCGCCATCGGCCGGGTGCAGCTGACCAAGGTCGACGGTTGGACCAAACAGCGGCAGTCGAACGCTGCATACCTGACCGCCCATCTTGAGGGCGTCACCACCCCGCCAGTGGCGGACGGTGCGATCCACGTCTACCACCAGTACACGATCCGGGTCGCCGACGACCGCGACGGCCTGGCCAAGGCGCTCCGCGAGGAGCACAACATCGGCTCCGGCATGTTCTACCCCATCCCCAACCACCGGCTGGCGCCGTTCCAGTCGCCGGTTGACCTGCCGGCCACCGAACAGGCCGCCCAGGAGTGCCTGTCGCTGCCGGTGCACCCGTCGCTCTCCGACGCCGACCTCGAACGGATTGTCACCGCCGTCAACGCACTAGCCAGGGCAGGTGCCTGA